One stretch of Poecilia reticulata strain Guanapo linkage group LG21, Guppy_female_1.0+MT, whole genome shotgun sequence DNA includes these proteins:
- the ostm1 gene encoding osteopetrosis-associated transmembrane protein 1, whose product MSLHRYELGFLLIILNIYSLGLIDAVNVTASDSAANPLQAPGYQSHGSSAVVSSPVYKPAVDSSYSINLLSSFPEDVEISEYCSELLRLFGQRYVAYVNCLIPAARPVRVCQNCSPWYNSLSEVFVNISSDQLGPGNVSCRDSILRSDRLMLVFLLYGNLDTIWEKSNCEKCVTKDFKGPNNDTLYYLTLLNQTITCFEKYKEGNHTELCKNCKNTYKELNDLYSGMEKNSTLCIDLEDSMNMTRKLWSKDFGCSYIGGETIPVIAVSSFILFLPIIFYLSSFLHSEQKKRKLIHPKRAKSHNSLMNIQDKQS is encoded by the exons ATGTCGCTGCACAGATATGAGCTGGGTTTTCTACTTAtaattctaaatatttattctctcgGACTTATTGATGCCGTGAACGTCACCGCTTCGGATTCAGCTGCAAACCCGCTACAAGCTCCCGGTTATCAGAGCCACGGCTCCTCTGCTGTGGTCAGCTCGCCTGTTTACAAGCCTGCTGTGGACTCTTCGTACTCCATCAATCTGCTGTCCTCCTTCCCCGAGGACGTGGAGATCAGCGAGTATTGCTCAGAGCTTCTCCGGCTGTTCGGTCAGCGGTATGTAGCTTATGTCAACTGTCTGATTCCTGCTGCTCGACCCGTCAGAGTGTGTCAGAACTGCTCCCCCTGGTATAACAGCCTCTCCGAAGTCTTCGTGAACATCTCATCAGACCAG TTGGGTCCTGGGAATGTGAGCTGTAGGGACAGCATTCTGCGCAGTGACCGACTGATGCTCGTCTTCCTTCTCTACGGCAACCTGGATACCATTTGGGAAAAATCAAATTGTGAAA AATGTGTCACTAAGGATTTTAAAGGCCCGAACAATGACACACTTTACTACCTGACTCTTCTCAATCAAACCATCACCTGCTTTGAGAAGTATAAAGAG GGTAACCATACAGAACTgtgcaaaaactgtaaaaatacatataagGAACTGAATGACTTGTACAGTGGAATGGAGAAGAATAGCACCCTGTGTATTGACTTGGAGGATTCG ATGAATATGACCCGCAAACTCTGGAGCAAGGACTTTGGTTGCTCCTACATTGGCGGGGAGACGATTCCTGTCATCGCTGTGTCcagttttatactttttctgCCCATTATCTTCTACTTGAGCAGCTTCCTTCACTCGGAACAAAAGAAACGCAAGCTCATACACC CCAAGCGAGCAAAGTCACACAACAGCCTGATGAACATTCAGGACaaacaaagctga